The sequence CAATTGTGAAGCACTTTTGCGTTATATTGCCATATATGAAAAGCGTTTGATGGATTATAACAAGGACAGGTGGCTGCATTGCTCCTTTTCGAATTAGCTCATTACAAAGAGACCTGCTTTGTTGTCACTGTCCATTTTGTTTGAGACTTTCAAGCCGCTGCAGCAAAGCATTCCCAAAGGCTTCCCTGTAGCCTGGACTCAAGTTGTCCAGAAGTGAATAAACTGTCTCATGGTACTGAGTACTCAGGTCCTCGTCCACTTCGTTAAAAGCGTAGCCCACCACCTATTTGgacaggagaaaaaaagataGTGTGGGATACATGCATAATTAAAATTATTGTTACCGTTATTCATGTCATGGGGAATCACTGAATAATTTAATATAAATTGTATGAAgtaaataatataaaaagtgAAATGGACCCTTATTAAAGAAATCTTACTCTTAGTCCTGCTTCTGTGAGCTCCAAACAATAGCGGTTTCCCTCTCTAGTCTCCACATTGATATAAGCCACGTCGGATGAATTGTTGAGGTTTTTGGACACGTGCATTTGGGCCACAGCGAAAAGGACGTCGTTGACCACGGCATCCGCCTCCAGTCTCATGTCCTTGACGTCGCACAGCTCTACACATTCGTCTTCGAAGGCGGACACCATGGGGTCCTCGGGCTGGCAGTCTACTTCCATTCCCTGTAGCGtacgcacattcacacacacaatgagTCACTGCAGTGTCATTAAAACATAAGTTCTGCTTTACAAGATAAGAACTATGACCTGTGCaaagtattttttaaattgatgtGGTATGGTCACAAGGCTGAATGGCTCCTGTTGAGGGATTTGTGGACTATTTGCTGACGATGATATTGTTGGAGACTGGTTGATTTGGTCAGTGAATGTAGAAACTataaaaacaaatggaaaaatgGTTGGTTAGAAAAGTGTTTTATGATCACATTGAAAATGGCTCAATATGAATATGAACCTGCTCTACTGATGAGTTTGGAGACACGGCTAGAACGACACAAAAAGCACGTTTTTGGAATGTTTTGGAACTTTTACAATAATTTTGTGTACATTATTAAAATGGTTATTTAAATTTTGACAATGTTAGGTATCTTGCTTTAAACCTACTACTAAGTGACGTCATTCACAACGGAGAGTTCCGATTTACGAGGTTACAAGAAGGCAACATATGAGTCCAATACTCTGCACACATTAGAAATACTGTCGTGTTAATGTAGTAATTTGTCCGAACGCAACTCCAACGTTTTTAGTAACAAGCATTACATTACTAACCATCTATCAAATTCAAAGTGACACTTTGCCTCGTTTCTCACGTCTCGAGCGATCAGTAAACAAACCTAAACAGTGTAGGCCACAAGTGCGTTTGCATAGTGCAGcacatttgtttcattttattacaAAAGAATGGCCATGCAATACGTATTTCtattctaaaacaaaaacatgcgtgCATTATAGTCACCTCGGGTTGTGCTCCCGTGGAAGCTTCCAGTCCACAGAGTGGGCACTACGTGCGGGTGGCTGAGGTTGATGGAAACCCGTCGATCGTTACTTTGTAGAAAATTAAAACCACCCCATTACATACTAATACCGTTTTTAGATGTCCAAATTTGTATCAAATGGAATacgttttaaaataaaaactcaaTAAAGTAAGTGTGCCATACGCGATACCGCCATGTTATGACGCAATTTGTCCCACCCCATAATATAAGGTTAGATTCAATGGAAAGCAATCTATTGGTTGGAAAACGCGATAGGCGGAATTTTACAGTACTAACATCATTCGATTGGCTTATATAATTGATTGAAAGTTAGATAGGCCAATCAGACGTGACGTCTCTCAATGTTACTTTGTCCAATCTGCAGCTCCAACCTACCATCTTGAGAAGTGTGTGTGAAGGCTCAGTTGGTGCGGAGTCATGAGAGTGTTTGTAAACAACACATTTAGAAGGTAATTTAACAGTCACGCTATTTCCTTCAACTCTGCTAATTAACTTCGTATACCTGCACGCCCTATTTCTTTACATGACTCGGTGACACTGTTGTGACATGTAATGGTAAATAGTTGAACCAATAGCGTATTTTAAGCTTTTCAGGCAACTAAGCAGCGAGTGCAGTGCTTAAACCTTAGCAACGTGTTAGCCGGTGTGATAACGTTGACGGTACAATAATATTTTAGCCAGCTTGATCGCCTTCACCCTCGTTAGCCCGGACGGTTAGCAAGTAACCATATGCCTTTGTCTCCTGTCGTGACAGCACTGCTCCAAGCAGCTAATAACTAGCAGTATATATCGGCATGCTAAAAAAAGCTAGTTGACAAGTGCGTTTGCCCCAGTTACGATCAATAAGCTATTAACGGTCGTGTGGCGCAATAGGGTGTATGCGCTTTTAAGTTGCCAAGTAATTGAATAAGTGTGAGGTAAACGTGTGTCAAAGAACATCGTTTGCTTATTTTGTGCAGGAAACTGGAGTCTGAGCCCTGCCTTCATACATCTTTGAGTACCATCATATCCTCCATTATTGTGGGATGTGAAGGATGTCACAACTCGTATGGTTTGATTTCATTCAGTGGACGGGATGGCACAAGTGATTCATTCCTAACAGTCATTCTGTGAAACACGTTTTAGCCAGAGGGCTTTAAATAGACCTTCCTTTTTATCTTTGCACTTTACCGCTCACGGGATAAGTCAGGATGCCTTGGCCATTTTCCGAGTCCATTAAAAAGCGGGCCTGTCGTTACCTCTTGCATCGGTACCTTGGCAACTTCCTGCAGGAAAAATTAAGTTTGGATCAGCTTAGTTTAGATCTCTACCAAGGCACTGGATCACTGGGACAAGTTCCCCTGGATAAGTGGGTATGTTCATTTTAAGACAGTCAATAAACACACAATCTACACTGACCAGAATTGAATATTGAATATATATTTTGCCTTTCAGTCACTCAATGAGCTCCTAGAGACGGCAGATGCTCCCTTTGAGATTATTGCGGGCTTCATCCAGACGATCTCACTAACCGTACCATGGGCTACCTTGCTGCATGAGAACTGTGctcttgaggtcaaaggtttggaGATGGTGTTTAGACCAAGGCCAAGAGTAGGTAAGCAGGTTTGAAGACAAAAGTTGAGAAAAGCATGACATTTTTTGATTCATTTCTCTTTTTGAAAACTTGAATGTGTATTTCTTTTCAGCATCTGGCACTGAGCCCATGTACTGGTCCAGTTTCATGACGAGCAGCATGCAGCTCGCCAAAGAGTGTCTGAGCCAGAAGCTCACCGATGATACGGGAGAGAGCTTTCAGCCATTTGAGGGACTAGAGAAGTTTGCTGAAACGATAGAAACCGGTACATCACGTGCAGGGGAAGCCTCGGGGAGCGCTTGCAAAAAATAGCGAGAATGAATCAAGTAATCACTGTTTGAATTCTCTTTCTTGTAGTTCTCAGAAGAGTCAAAGTGACATTTCTGGATACTGTTCTGAGGGTTGAACATGTTCCAGAAAATTCCAAAACTGGAATTGCTCTTGAGGTTCGAATAAACAAGTAAGTTGCCGCACGTATTTCAAACAACAGTTGTAGGGATTTAGATAGGCtaagcggaaaaaaaaataaatttattgAACTTGTGTTGCTTCTAAAATTATTTTATGaactttaatttatttatctttttattatacagcttttaatta is a genomic window of Syngnathus typhle isolate RoL2023-S1 ecotype Sweden linkage group LG16, RoL_Styp_1.0, whole genome shotgun sequence containing:
- the gskip gene encoding GSK3-beta interaction protein, whose translation is MEVDCQPEDPMVSAFEDECVELCDVKDMRLEADAVVNDVLFAVAQMHVSKNLNNSSDVAYINVETREGNRYCLELTEAGLRVVGYAFNEVDEDLSTQYHETVYSLLDNLSPGYREAFGNALLQRLESLKQNGQ